TCCTTCCCCCGGTATCATAAAATTCGCTCCCTGCTGCGGCCTGTACTGAACCGGTTCGCATTCCTGTGCATGCAGACCCGCCAGGATAGGGAACGCATCCTGGCGCTCGGCGCGTCTCCGGAGCGGGTCGAGGTGTCCGGTAATCTCAAATTCGACATGTCCTGTGACGGTATCGGCAACCGTTCCTCTCAGGAGATGCGCGCCGTTTACAAATTGCCCGCCGATGCCCTGGTCTGGGTGGCCGGGAGCACGCACCCCGGCGAAGAAGAGCAGATACTTGAAACCTTTGAGAAAATACAGCGGCAAAACACCGGCGTCTGTCTGGTGCTTGCGCCACGTCATCCGGGCCGCTGTCCGGAGGTGGGACAGTTAATGACGAGCCGCGGGCTTGGCTGGACGGCTCGCACCGACCTTGACCGCCGCAAGACTCCCTTGCAAACCGGCGAGGTGCTGCTGGTCGATACGGTCGGCGAGTTGCTGAATCTTTATGCGGCCGGCGACGTGGTTTTTGTCGGCGGCAGTCTGGTGCCTGTGGGCGGGCACAACGTGCTGGAAGCAGCGTTACTCAAAAAACCGGTTTTGTTTGGACCTCACATGGAAAATTTCCGGGAAATCGCCCACCTTCTGGTCGAGGCCGGCGGCGGCCGGATGGTTCAGGCCGAGGATCTGGGCGATGCCATGAGCGCATTGCTGGCCGATCGCCAGCTCAGGCAGTCCATGGGCGAGGCCGGATTCCGGTTCTTGCGGCAGCATGCCGGCGCCACGCAGCGCACGGTGGAGGTTATGCGGCGCCTGTTGAGGTCATAGCATGTTCAGACCGGTTTTGTTTTACCGCCGCCTTGGTGTTGCGGGACCGCACGCTTTTTTGGAATGGCTGGTGTATGTCCTGTTGCTGCCGGTAAGCTTTTTGTACGCGGCCCTCATGCGTCTGCGGGCTTTTCTGTACCGCATTGGCTGGTTGCATGTCTACCGTGCGCCAGTTCCGGTCATATCCGTCGGCAATCTGAGCGTGGGAGGCACCGGCAAGACGCCGGTTGTCGACTATCTTATCCGTTGCTGTTTGTCCCGGGGCAGGCGCGTGGCGGTGGTCAGCCGTGGTTATGGAAGTGCGGACGGACCGGCACTGCGCGTGGTGTCGGCGGGCAAGGGTCCGGTTCTGGATGTGCGGCAGGCCGGTGACGAGCCCTGGCTGCTGGCTCGCCGCAATCCTTGCGCCTGCGTGGTGGTCGCGCCGCGCCGCGCCGATGGCGTGCGTTATGCTGTTGACTGCCTGGGAGCCGACCTGGTGCTGCTTGATGACGGGTTTCAGCATCTTGCGGTTGCAAGGGACTTCGATCTGGTGCTGCTCGATGCATCGCGGCCCTTTGGTAATGGCAGAGTGCTTCCGGCCGGCATCCTGCGGGAACCGATCTCTGCTTTGAAGCGCGGCAGCCTGTTTTTATTGACCCGTGCCTCCGGTCCCGGCGCGGATCCTCCACTGCTGCCCGGACCCGTGCTGCGCTGCCGGCACGTCATGGCGGATCATGCCATCGGTCCGAATGGCAATTCCT
This portion of the Syntrophotalea acetylenica genome encodes:
- the lpxK gene encoding tetraacyldisaccharide 4'-kinase, with protein sequence MFRPVLFYRRLGVAGPHAFLEWLVYVLLLPVSFLYAALMRLRAFLYRIGWLHVYRAPVPVISVGNLSVGGTGKTPVVDYLIRCCLSRGRRVAVVSRGYGSADGPALRVVSAGKGPVLDVRQAGDEPWLLARRNPCACVVVAPRRADGVRYAVDCLGADLVLLDDGFQHLAVARDFDLVLLDASRPFGNGRVLPAGILREPISALKRGSLFLLTRASGPGADPPLLPGPVLRCRHVMADHAIGPNGNSWSFAQLAKLRGLAFAGIAEPQNFFHGLEQRGLKLHQTLCFSDHTKYDGQDLSRLVAASVQADYLITTEKDAVKLMAARLPLPCYVVTMDVEFFETGELEKRLFAVIDAKG
- a CDS encoding 3-deoxy-D-manno-octulosonic acid transferase, yielding MYLLYDLIWLFCCLLLVPWYLLRRHCGGKNRQGLRERLGWYARGRLAPLENRPVLWLHAVSVGETRAAISLIRALKKAFPEYALVLSNVTETGHAIAREIAEIDLCLFFPFDISLAVRRVLRQLRPAMVVIVETEIWPNLVRCAHRASIPLVLVNGRISDRSFPRYHKIRSLLRPVLNRFAFLCMQTRQDRERILALGASPERVEVSGNLKFDMSCDGIGNRSSQEMRAVYKLPADALVWVAGSTHPGEEEQILETFEKIQRQNTGVCLVLAPRHPGRCPEVGQLMTSRGLGWTARTDLDRRKTPLQTGEVLLVDTVGELLNLYAAGDVVFVGGSLVPVGGHNVLEAALLKKPVLFGPHMENFREIAHLLVEAGGGRMVQAEDLGDAMSALLADRQLRQSMGEAGFRFLRQHAGATQRTVEVMRRLLRS